From a region of the Panicum virgatum strain AP13 chromosome 2K, P.virgatum_v5, whole genome shotgun sequence genome:
- the LOC120670147 gene encoding probable E3 ubiquitin-protein ligase XBOS34 — protein sequence MRENYAPAFLDAIAPQFMTRKIWAVVLPREVRAPTRLFKLELAIYPELQASKPRAVVKLWKCKIEEPKLNLADPSIIIFDKGTKTRYKILPAYEGDKQQLQRFYNACCGMAQVFNTAPAPPANLPMPNLLPANSSAASSEQSAPSKEDVELAMAINASIQSAIAEGVPNVQLNASTPSTNGWGTPPSNSHNGWGPPAAPAPAPSKLSSQSQGQVDTPSSSTYNGWDMPGTSSSQSSSRPNKTQTNPPVVIPQEAPPALPTPTAPPFAEETFYSGPVQYPSVDATPVDVAMPATTEGGTAAASARPGENEANANGSGNTPSGTCVICLDAPVEGACIPCGHMAGCMSCLKDIESKKWGCPICRATINQVVRLYAV from the exons ATGAGGGAGAATTACGCTCCTGCTTTTTTGGATGCGATTGCTCCACAGTTCATGACAAGAAAGAT TTGGGCTGTGGTTTTACCCCGTGAGGTGCGGGCTCCAACCAGGCTTTTTAAGTTGGAGCTAGCTATATATCCTGAATTACAG GCTTCTAAACCACGTGCTGTAGTTAAACTATGGAAATGTAAAATTGAGGAACCAAAGCTTAATCTGGCTGACCCTTCCATTATCATTTTTGACAAAGGAACAA AAACTCGATACAAGATCTTACCTGCCTATGAAGGTGACAAACAACAGCTTCAAAGGTTTTATAATGCATGTTGTGGCATGGCACAG GTTTTCAACACggctccagcgccgccagcAAATCTCCCAATGCCAAATCTATTACCTGCAAACTCATCTGCAGCATCTTCAGAACAATCTGCACCCAGCAAGGAGGATGTTGAATTAGCGATGGCTATCAATGCCTCAATTCAATCAGCTATCGCAGAGGGAGTGCCCAATGTTCAACTAAATGCATCCACTCCCAGCACCAATGGCTGGGGTACCCCTCCAAGCAATTCTCACAACGGATGGGGACCTCCAGCAGCTCCTGCTCCTGCACCATCAAAGTTGAGCAGCCAATCCCAAGGCCAGGTTGACACCCCAAGCAGCAGCACATACAATGGATGGGACATGCCTGGAACAAGCTCTAGCCAAAGCTCATCTAGACCCAACAAAACTCAAACCAATCCTCCAGTCGTGATTCCGCAGGAAGCACCTCCGGCTCTTCCTACCCCAACCGCCCCACCATTTGCGGAAGAAACCTTCTACAGCGGCCCTGTTCAGTATCCATCCGTAGATGCTACTCCTGTCGATGTAGCCATGCCTGCTACCACCGAAGGTGGCACAGCGGCAGCATCTGCTAGACCAGGAGAAAATGAGGCTAATGCGAACGGCAGTGGCAACACTCCCTCCGGCACCTGTGTTATTTGTCTGGATGCCCCTGTGGAAGGCGCCTGCATTCCGTGCGGCCACATGGCTGGTTGCATGTCCTGCTTGAAGGATATCGAGTCCAAGAAGTGGGGGTGCCCTATCTGCCGCGCCACGATCAACCAGGTTGTTCGCCTCTATGCTGTTTGA